In Benincasa hispida cultivar B227 chromosome 8, ASM972705v1, whole genome shotgun sequence, the sequence acctatcgtatatgtcgatgcccaatcgtttagcaaaagctaagtgatcgtctagcaaaagctaagcaatcgtttagcttatcACTTAACagcgtgtctgtcgcctacacaCACTACACGATCCTTTACCTTTTTCAAgttatcacttagtaaatctgtatatacttgacaacttcttttCCGAGAGAAAATTCACAACATTtgcaaaacttactaaaattaagaaaataatttttcttttatctcacggttaccatgaatcaccaataaccacccactcaattggttattagaaaaatatttaattatccaataattaatattattataaatataaatgataaccaacttatcatactatatttataacctataattttaatatttcatctcatgaaacatataaactatagttctttttcttttccatggcatttaatgtaaatctcacttactttaatcctccactagatgtatgtcatacaccataccgatcatatcaaatataatcaaaatccttcttgtcaatttgaacatttcaaatcaacaccaagaaccgatcctcaactgaattcattgagctaccaaggggaccttatgaacctatagctcgaagctctaacggtacgtaaataacagactaaactctttagtcatgggatccaccatccgttaattgcacGGAagtccactaaagatcgacagctgaactttccttactaagatatattatgtgtctatcttaaccaatcagcaacACGATAACCcctcacagatcgctcgtaagtacagctgggccaataatcgttatgcctctatagttacatctaactccttaagtaccactgatccctgtaatgaacataagtcatagtcctactatgactaagtcctcttttccaaagagaagctgtggccactatgttcaagccccggaatcatttcttaagggagcaatctctttacttatccctgcttcgggaaagaagtgaattccatcttgtggtttgagttcccagctctcagatcaaacaagtccccaaaaagataggcatgttgagttggcaatctagccactatcactcatactaatcaaagaaccgcccttaaaggtaggagttcccaaaacactcaagattaaggtcgtgtcacctatggtcgtttaggtgagatgtaagtctctagtatcaacggcgttatatacagagtctagtcatctcgtggttcaattcttatacaaactctttgtataggacaccctcgctcgcacgtctccacatgaatggtcaggatctgccatctatagtagtttacaacacttgcaaacctctacaaagcgggtcgtatccgtagtgtcaccaggatcaagtatcccaccttaatccttatactacagacctatttaggttattacttaaggcatgatccacttatatatcacatatacatgcttaagttcacataagataacaatggagctttgtttattagatatgagtaaatgtcagaattaaataacaattattttattcatcaaacaatgtgtatctttacaaaaggagctttatttattggatatgagtaaatgccagaattaaataacaattattttattcatcaaacaatgtgtatctttacaaaacaacgagactccgggagaattaggacaccaattccaataatctcccacttgtcttaatgactcgggagactaatgtataatatataataaactagggcataccccagtatcatctcccacttgccctagacaagatgcggcatgtctcgtagacccagactctctaggtgaccctcgaacactttagctgtgagggcctttgtaaagggatcaacaaagttgtgctccgatgcgatcttcgtgactatcacatcaccgcgatgcacaatctccctgatcatgtgatatttccattcgatgtgcttaccccgacgatgactccaaggttccttcgaatttgccatagccctgctgttatcacaataaagtgtgataagcaaatccatatttggaacaacttccaaatctgaaaggaatttcctcagccaaacagcttTCTTAGTTGCTTCAAAAGTcgctacatattcggcttccatagtggagtccgtgatgcatccttgcttgatgcttcgctagACTATAGCCCcttcattcagagtaaacagtgacctcgatgtcgatttgcgagaatctctatcagtctgaaattcagagtctgtgtatcctataaggatcaaatctttatctccatacacaagtatgtagtccctcgttctccgaagatacttgaggatcgtcttgaccgctatccaatgatcaaatcctagatttaactgatatcgactgacaatccctactgcatagtaaatgtcgggtctggtacacaacattgcatatatcaagcttcctacagcagaagcatagggaatctgtctcatctcctcaacctcttgaagtgtattaggacattgatccttagacagaaagATTCCAtacctgaagggtaacaaacccctcttggtaTCCTGCATCCAgtacctaatcaacatttgatcaatgtatgatgcctaagacagggctaaccgtttgttcttatgatcccgaattatctagatccctagaacatattgtgcctcacccaaatctttcatttggaactgggcagctagccaattcttaatatTAGTTAGATaccctacattattcccaatgaggaggatatcatccacatatagtaccagaaaagctactgagctgttgatgatcttcttgtaaccacaaggctcgtcaacgttctaatcaaagccaaatgacttagTCGTAGTGTCAAatttgatgttccaagatctagatgcttgtttcagcccataaatggacctattaagcttgcaaactctttgctcttgatttggaacgatgaacccttctagttgagtcatatagatggtcttctcaagattaccattaagaaaggcagtcttgacgtccatttttcatatttccatATCTCATCGTAAGTACAGCCgagccaataactgttatgcccctatagttacatctaacttcttaagtaccactgatctctctaatgaacataagtcatagtcctactatgactgagttctctcttctaaagagaagctgtggccactatgttcaagccccggaatcatctcttaagggagcaatctctttacttatctctgcttcgggaaagaagtgaattccatcttgtggattgagttcccagctaccaaatcaaacaagtccccaaaaaggtaggcatgttgagttggcaatctggccactatcacccatactaatcaaaggacttccctcaaaggcaggagttcccaaaacactcaggattgaggtcgtgtcacctatgatcgtttaggtgagatgtaagtctctagtatcaatggcattatatacatagtttagtcatctcgtggtccaggtcttatacaaactctttgtataagacactcctgctcgcacgtctccacatgaatggttaggatctaccatctatagtagtttacaacacttgcaaacctctacaaagtgggtcgtatatgtagtgtcaccaggatcaggtatctcaccttaatccttatccTTATAcaacagacctatttaggttatcacttaaggcatgacacacttgtatatcacatatatatgcttaagttcacataagataaccatggatctttgtttagtggatataagtaaatgccaaaattaaataacagttattttattcatcaaacaatgtgtatctttacaaaacaacgagactccgggagaattaggacaacaatcccaacagttcccagctcccagatcagacaagtccccaaaaaggtaggcatgttgagttggcaatctggccactctcacccatactaatcaaaggaccaccctcaaaggcaggagtttccaaaacacttatgattgaggtcgtgtcacctatggtcgtttaggtgagatgtaagtctccagtatcaacggcgttatatacagagtctagtcatcttgtgatccggtcttatataaactctttgtataggacaccctcactcgcatgtctccacatgaatggtcaggatctaccatctgtagtagtttacaacacttgcaaacctctacaaagtgggtcgtatccatagtgtcaacaggatcaggtatctcaccttaatccttatactacagacctatttaggttatcacttaaggcatgatccacttgtatatcacatatacatgcttaagttcacataagataaccatggagctttgtttattggatatgagtaaatgccagaattaaataataattattgtattcatcaaacaatgtgtatctttacaaaataatgaAACTCTGGGAGaactaggacaccaatcccaacattatcTTGATTAATTGGGGCCAACACAAGATAGTATAACCCAACAGTATGGCTTTTCATCCATCAGATAGCCTTCTAGTTTATACCTCCGAAGGATAGGCCAGACAAGATTTTgccataaaagaaaatttgatctATCCATCTTGATAGATGTGACTTGGCTGAGAAGCTGATTCAAGGGTGATCCAATCATATTTCCGGCGGTGGTAGTgtgaaaagaaagggaaagtgATGGAGATGATTCAGTATTAACTATCGTTGGCTCTGATACTAGATTATGTTTtatagaaaataaagaaaaagatatgAATGAGAAAAATATCTTCTCACTAATATATTTGAAACAAATTCTGCTTTTactaatgaataattaggaGAATCTAGTCCATATATACACATTTACAAGGGGAATCAAAGAACCGATTAAATGTGAAATTAGAAATAGAATTAGGATTACATGTAACTCAAATAGACAATGTAAAATACCAGAAAAAGGCTTTCCACATCAGCTGCACGATGGCCCTAAGTCAACATTTGACTGGTCTTGCTATTGACTGTTATTGTTCTCAATACATTCCTTCATTGTTAGTTGCATGAGATGATAAAACCCTAGTTACCATCTACTATTCCATTATCTATATATGTAGAGGGAGAAAATCTAACATACCCATCCACTATAGACCATTGCATCTAATAATAAAAAACTCAACCATAAGTTATTTTGAGgtcaaattttccatttttcaccaaacccatgttcattttttaatcttttttaccCCAAGTAATTGCTTGGACAAGTCACTAGTTGCATCAAGAGTCAACTTGAAGAAAAAGTAAAACAGTACAACATCATGGATAGATTTTTTCCCCTAtggttcttttttttaaaaaaaaaaaaaaaaaaaaaaaaaaaaaaattacttgtaGAATATAAAGGGAAAAAGGAGAAAGATAAAGAATGGTTAGGATTAGTAGCTTTTGTTTATTTGAATGCCACCCTTTCAAGTTCTTTCTGTGATTTTGAAGATTGTTCTTGTGTGGTTGGTGGCTATTCTTTTGGATTCATTTGGACCATTCAAGTTGGTGATCCACCCTCCTTTGAATACATactattaaataattaatgtttTAGGGTAAATAATAGCCTTATAGTCTCGATAATTTGTCATTAGTAACTTTTAATTCGTATTAtactttcttctttatttttcttttgaaagctAAAAGTTGATGTGATATCATATGAACTTGATGTGGTCTTTTTATATTTGTAGTTGAATAACATGTTAATATGTCACATCAATTTCTATGTAAAGTCATATTAGCTTCATTTAATACCAGAAGCTAAATCGATGTATTTTATTAGACATTCTAAACTAAATTACAATAactaaaacatgaaaaaatagaaaaattaaacaaaataaaggAACTAAAAATTGTAATGTTAACACTTATGAGGTATTTTATAGTATTTGATCACTAATCTTTTATACCTACTCAgtttttgtttctaatttttcaaatattctcATTGTCTATGACTTCTACACCAAAAggattaaaaaagaatattttaatctttagtATTTAACTTATAGTTAGGTACATGTGTAACTATTAGTGTTTATGGTCACATAAATAAAGTAGTATCATCAAATTTATTTGAGTTCTTTTTTAAACATCAGTAATGaataacaatatattttttttctttttgaagagaatgaataaaaatgaTGATATCATACATTTACATACCCttaaaagtttataaactaaaataaattatttggactaaaaaataaaacacgAAAATTTAAGAGCTAGACTAGAATAGGGTGGAAATTTTTCAAAaaggtaaaataaataaataagaactaTTTTTTAGGATTGAATCTTTACatctatattatatatataaaaaagaagcTACGAGGATTGAATCTTCACATCTCTATTTTGTCCTTAAAACTTTTCACAAGTCCTATTTTTTCCTTCGTTATAGTTATTTAGGTCAAGATGATTACACACGAAATGGTAGTCTTTCGTGCTTGAGTGTGATCTCTAAACCATAGAGATATAACATCACAATCTAATAGttgagatatatttgaatggaTATATACATCATTTGTTTCATTAACAATTTAAGTTGAAGTGGTTACAAAACATATTggtaaatatttatatatatatgtgtgacGTAGATACCATAGATACAAAAAATCACGATCTAATAGTGAAAATAAATTTAGTGGGATTCAAGTACATTTCCTTGTTACAAATATATGGATTGAAGTAGTTACACAATGAAATGGTAtatcattttatatttagtCTTTCTCTTCAAATAGATACGACTATTCAGATCAAACAATATACAAAACCtatgtgttatattaattagaatctttttaaacttcttttcctatatattaaattaaaactataaatttatgTGCATCTTGGTTggtatatataagaaaaaaaaagaagaaaaagaaaggagaaggGGAGCCAACCACCTTTCTCAATCTGTCTTAgattgaaataaaattatacaaaatgtaaagattttaagataattttctctctatttcaaaattttcactcTTATAATTCTTTTAGTATAATATAGATTAAGGGATTGAAACCAGAAATTTATCGCTAACATATATAAATGTCAGTTgaattatattgttttttacCCACTATTATAATTTGTAGTGCATATAAGGTTTAAAGTTTTGTTGACTCCCTATGAAAATGTCTGACGGGGTTGTTGTTAGAGATTTAAATCTAAACAAATTCTTAAACATTTtatatgtaaaaaaataaaataaaggattTAGAGggtgaaattagaaaaaaattgttttaaaataatatcaaGTGAAGAGAGTATGTATGTTGTGTAGAAAAACCTTGTGAAATTACCTGTTTGTATTCCTAAGAATGTGTGGAAGCACAAGCAATCCCTTCTGTCTTTCACACATCTGCcccactttttctttttctctcctctCTATTTTTATACCCAATAACTCatccattatttatttttttcccattatttaatctttctatttctttaaaaaaagaagaagaagaaagaaataaaatttaccTATTCTCTCCTCCTTccaagataattattttaaataataaaattgttaaaaatattttcaaatataataaaatattattgtttatcaGTAATAGACATTAATAAACATCTATAAgaatcagtgatagacttcgaTAGATGTCAATAAATTTCTATCATGTCTACGTAAATAAATTCGCTCATTTTTCAACATTTGAAAACAACACCATATATATCTTGTGATGCCAAAGAATTGAAAgatcatttaaataattcaagtGGGTAAATCTCAACAAGCAAGTTTAGCCTAAATGGCTCATTCCTTGCCTCCACAGGAAGTAATTTGGCTGTGGaaggtgatttttttttttccttttcttttttaaataatgtggaaaaaaaagaagaaatcacCTTTCATCACTCTGTAAAATATGCATCATAGTAATgggtaaaaaaatgaaaagcttCAATTTTGAACTTCAATTTTTTGGTAATTCACATTGACTAATTCCATGTAGAAAATCAAGAATTGCTGCAGAAATCTTTGAATATTTCTTACATTAATTTTgaatagaaaaaacaaaagaaaaaaaaatgacccTTTTAATTTTCTTGCTCTTAATAACTTGGAACACTCTTTCTCCAATTAAACTTAATGGGATTCTgctttttcatttaattattttaagaaCCATACATCAACACATCTCATAAAAAAGAAGACTTTAATATTTTTGTACCAAatcttgtcttttttcttacaCAATACTTACATTCTTAAATACccagataaagaaaaagaaattatttcacTGACCCATAtgaaaaaatagacaaaaatggaaactttttttttttaaaaaaaaattacattaaaaaaattgaaaaaaaattaggcTAGCGAGTTACCCTTCTTCAATCCATTCTATCGTCTTTGTAATTTGCGTACGCGCAAGACAACCAagtctttcttttctcttttctttctctctctctctacctatacatatataattataattgtgTATGTAcatataattgttatacttaTATGCAAATATTGCGCCCATTCCAGATGCAAGTTCCTTTTCTTACACAAATATCTTCCTTCTTCTCTCTGTTTCATATATAGCCTTCATTCGTTTATTTGGTATTGCATATTTATCTAGAACAAAAACCAAAACAGTAACTGGAACAAGGAAAGAGATAGGAAAAAAGGAGGGCCTCTCGCCCTCTCTTCTTATTATGCCTTCTCTTAGAtcttagattctagagttcccaACTGGGTCGTTTTCATTTGGGtaagtttctttttttctcttcatcTCTTCTGTTCTCTGTAAATCATTTGTTTTTTCAATGTTTTTGCACGAATAGTTTTGTGGGTTTTGAATCAAAACTCATTTCTTGGGAAttttagcctttttttttttatggggttcatttccttttttgtgCCTTTAGCTTTTGTGGATTCCTTGTTTGTAGATCGATCGATTTTTCCTGATCGGTGGACGTTCCGATGCTTTGAGATCGAATCTGATTGCAATCATTTTGTATCTAACAATAAGAGCATTTTCTATTTTGAtgatggtttttgtttttgttttttataacaTCTGTTTAATTTAGCTCGCATTGTGGTGTTTCTTAAATTAATGTTTCTTTTACAATCGTTGCCTGAATTCTATTCCCCTTCTAATGTAAGCACGGATATCCATATTGTTTTGTAtagttttgtgtttttcttcaGCCTGGATTGATCGACTTTGTGGCTTCTTCTTCTCAAGGGGATTGGCTTAGACTTTAAGATATGCGATTGGTGTGTGCTGTATGCATTCGTATTGTTGAATGATATTGATAGGATTAGTTGGAATGGATTTGTAGAGTGGGCATGGATCCTGGCAAGCTTTTCATTGGTGGTATTTCATGGGACACAGATGAAGATCGTCTTCGAGAGTATTTTCAGAGCTTTGGAGAAGTTGTGGAGGTGATGATCATGAGGGATCGGACCACCGGCCGTGCCCGTGGCTTTGGTTTCGTCGTCTTTGCTGACCCTGTTGTTGCAGCAAGAGTTGTATTGGAAAAACATGTAATTGATGGGAGAACTGTAAGTCTTGTGTATTCATCTTGATTCTCGTTGATTTTTCCACCTGTATTGGAAGCTTTAGATGTCTTTCATGGCATGTTCCAGTGTGTTTTCTGATTCGATTTTGCTAATGAATATGCTTGTGGAGGGATCAAGGTTTTCCTGATGTTCTTTGGTCTTCATCATGATTCAAACTTATTAGAATTCTTCTGCATTTGTATTCTAATCTCTTTTATCTTGGTAAACTCATAATTTTCCTTTCGGAGCATGAATGGGAAGATTCGGCTGTTCACATCTTATTAGGACAAGTTCTGTTTCATGTGAAATGAAGTTCATGTTTTTGTGGAAGTATGATGCTGATGTATGTGCTTGGAATGTCAATTGTTTTTTAGAACCAATAGCTTGGATAACATGCTCTTGAAAAGGTAATATGCTTGATCGCAGTAAAAGTATTTATTTGTAGAAGAAAAGGTTTAAGGCTACTTCTAGAATTAGTTTGATAATGAGCAATTTTGGAAAATCTGTTGGGATCATTTACGGGGCTTAGAAGAACACAATTAAGAGTTTTCTCCTTGGCTTTATAGTTTGAATATATAAAGATGGTGGTAGAGAGATCTGAAAGCTATGCTAATTGTCAAATGAAGCGAGTGGTTGGCCTAATTTTTGTTGTTAGAAGCtacattttttgtttaattgtcAGCAAGCAATTAGGATGTCTTACAATTACATCTGTATCCTGTGAGCTCTGCCTGGCTATATGctcacacacatatatatatcaaatcaaCACCGTGAGAGGACCATGGTCTTTGGATAAATATGCAAATTTTCGTGTAGAAAGAAATCTATCATAATATTCCTTAGTAGTCCTCAATGTGAAACCATGATTTGTGAAAATTAGGAGGCTTGTTATCTTGTAGAGTTTGTCATGGACATTAGGTTTTATGTGTGATGGCCACCAGTTGTATTAAAAGGATACGTTATGTTGCTTTCAGACTTCTATTTGTATTGGCAATGAGAATAAATTCTATCATTTTCATGTTTTgatgttcattttctttttttcaggtTGAAGCAAAGAAGGCTGTTCCTCGAGATGATCAAAACATTTTGAGCAGGAACAATACTGGTATCCTTGGGTCACCCGGTCCTACTCGCACAAAGAAGATATTTGTTGGAGGATTGGCATCAACTGTTACAGAGAGCGACTTCAAAAAGTATTTTGATCAGTTTGGAACAATCGTAGATGTCGTGGTGATGTATGACCATAATACTCAAAGACCAAGAGGTTTTGGATTTATCACTTATGAGTCAGAGGAATCAGTGGAGAAAGTGTTATACAAAACTTTTCATGAACTCAATGGTAAAATGGTTGAGGTTAAGAGGGCTGTTCCAAAGGAATCATCACCGGTGCCAAATCGAAATCAATTAGGTGGTTACCCTTACAATTTTGGTAGAGTCGGTAGCTATTTAAATGGCTATAATCAAGGATATAATCCAACCTCAGTTGGGGGATATGGATTGAGATCTGATGGTAGATTTAGTCCTGTTACAGTCGGTCGGGGTGGACTTTCGCCAATTAGTCCTGGTTATGGAATAGGGCTAAATCTTGATACAGGGTTGAACCCGAACTATGGGACAGGTCCCAATGTTGGCTCTAACCTCAGCTATGGACGGGTAATGAGCCCCTCATATGGTGGAAATTTAAATAGGTACGGTAGCCCAAACCCCATGGTATATGGTGGTGGCAGTGGAGGTAATGGTTCTATTTTAAGCTCATCGGTTCAGAATCTGTGGGGAAATGTCGGTAACTCTGCTGGTACAAACCCCTCACACTTGAGGACTTTTCCTGGCTCTGGTGGTGTGCATACAGGAACTAATTCGTTGAACAGTATTGGAGGGCTTTGGGGTGCTTCTGCAAGTCTAGGTCATGGGGAAAATGCTGGTTCTCCATTCAATACTGCTAATCTCGACTTTGGAAGTGGAGATGCCAGCTTTACATCAGGAACAACTGTAGGTTATGCTAGAAGCATTGGAACTAATGTTTCCTCAGCATCTTTGTACTCTGCACCAAATATTTATGATGAGGTTCATGGGAATAATGATGAAGGGAACACATTTTATGGGCATTCCAGTTGGCAGTCGTTGCCAACAGAGCTTGAGGATTCTTCCTCAATTGGTTTTGGCCTTGGCA encodes:
- the LOC120083165 gene encoding heterogeneous nuclear ribonucleoprotein 1 — translated: MDPGKLFIGGISWDTDEDRLREYFQSFGEVVEVMIMRDRTTGRARGFGFVVFADPVVAARVVLEKHVIDGRTVEAKKAVPRDDQNILSRNNTGILGSPGPTRTKKIFVGGLASTVTESDFKKYFDQFGTIVDVVVMYDHNTQRPRGFGFITYESEESVEKVLYKTFHELNGKMVEVKRAVPKESSPVPNRNQLGGYPYNFGRVGSYLNGYNQGYNPTSVGGYGLRSDGRFSPVTVGRGGLSPISPGYGIGLNLDTGLNPNYGTGPNVGSNLSYGRVMSPSYGGNLNRYGSPNPMVYGGGSGGNGSILSSSVQNLWGNVGNSAGTNPSHLRTFPGSGGVHTGTNSLNSIGGLWGASASLGHGENAGSPFNTANLDFGSGDASFTSGTTVGYARSIGTNVSSASLYSAPNIYDEVHGNNDEGNTFYGHSSWQSLPTELEDSSSIGFGLGNAASDVISRNNAGYTVGYGVSNRQSNRGIAA